The DNA segment TTCCAACAATAATTATTTACACTGACCTACTTAGATCCCCCTAAATCCACGCCACTCGCTACAAGGGGGAGCTAGAGGGATTAGTAAGTGCTTAAAATGACAACCAAAAACTTTTCAAGCAATCTCTTAACGTTCAACGCTTAGAAGTGAACGGTTATATTTATTCTGTTTGCTTAAACTCAGGAAAAATAAAACAAAAATAACCATCATTAGCATAAAAATATATTGCGTTCCGAGCAACGTCATCACTATTGCCGATAAAATTGGCCCAGCCGTACATCCCGCACTATAAATGGAGGTAAATAAAGCACTGCCAGAGGATAATTCATCAACTGCCAGTCTTGACCCAATTAAAGCCAAGGACAAGGGAAAAACAGGACTCATTCCTACACCAGAAATAAAAGCGAAGAAAGGTGTGATATTAGGATCGTCTATAAAAGATAGACCAATAACCGAAACAATCACGACAATCACACTACACCTCAACGCTTTAACTTTACCTATGCGATCAGCTAAATGAGTTACCGGAATTGTTGATATTAATCCTCCTAAAATAAACAACCCAAAAATATAACCAATGCGCTCAACGCCATAATTTTGTTCTAGTAAATAGAGAGGATAAAGAGATACTAATGTAGCGACACTAAACCCATAGGCAAAGGAACCATGCAATGGAAGCCTAAGCTTTTTAATAATCTGAAAGCGGGGGATTTGAAACTTAATCTCTTTTTCTGGTAGTCCTAAATATACGACAATAATGCCACTCAAAATTAATCCACTACCTAAGAGGAATGTTGTTTTAGGGGAAGCATTGTAAAAAGCTGCTCCCATGACTGGCCCAATTCCAAATCCTAAGCTAAAACATAAAGCATCTAACCCATTAACAATGCCCCGATTTTTATCATTACAGAAATAGTTGATAGCAGTTTGTCCAGAGATGAGATATAAACAACAAGCTAAACCCATCACGGCACGTATCAAAAACCAAGCAGACAATTGGGTTGTGAAGGGAAATAAAGGTGCAGTTATTCCCATGAGCAAAAACCCTAACATCATGGTTTTACGCAAACCTATCTGACGGAGAATTTTGGTAACTAATGGGGTGCCAATAGCAATGATAAAAAAGTAGAGTGTAGAGTTAGCACCAATGACAATATCATTGATGTTATTTTGTTTCATTAGGGTGGAAATAAATGGATTAAATAACCCTAAAGAGATTCCTGATAAAAATGCCACAATATAAAGGGCTGGCAGTCCAGGAGCAAAAGGAGAATCGATTGTTTTATTAGTCATAAATCCCTTGTTAATATGTGTGCATTATTGAGCTAGAAGCTAAATATTGAATGGACTGTAATAACAGTATTGAGATGGCAGATTAAGACCTTGTAATTTCAAATTTTGTAGACGATATAAATAGGCAGCACCTTGCATAATATGTGTGGCTACGTCAACAACTGTGCGATTTTCAGGCAATTCTAAATAGGAACCTTTCACCCATTCATTAAAGGAACCCATTGCGGGGCCGCACCAGATTTGATAATCCATTTTGCGCTGCTCATCTCCACTAGTTGACCAACGAGAAGATAATCCTAAATACCAGCGAAAAATCAGAGCCATTTTCCGTTTAGGGTTGTTATTAGCTCGTGCAATTTGTTCAGGATCTCGTTGGGAAAAATAAGCAACGGTCTCATCCCAAACTTGATCTAAATTTTTGCGGAAAATTTGTGTTTCTAGAGTTTGACGTATCTCTGGGGGAATCTCTTCAATTCCTCCATAAGTTTTATAAAGGTCATACAATTTTTGCGCGCGCATGGGGAACAAACTACCCCGTTTAAGTAGTTGTACCTTCACCCCCATTTCAAACATATCAGCGCAGGGTGCCATCACCATATCAGCCATGCTTGCTTGGGCTAATAATTGTTTGGTATGGTCAGAGGTTCCAGCTTCTATGCAACTATGGTTGATCGAACCTGTGACAATATAACTAGCCCCCATCATAAAGGCAGCTAAAGCCGCTTCCGGTGTGCCAATTCCGCCAGCCGCACCTACTCTTACGGGATGGTCATAATGGTATTGGTGTTGAATTTCATCTCGTAAGGCGATAATGCTGGGTAGCAGACATACCAAAGAACGGTTATCAGTGTGACCCCCTGAATCAGCCTCAACGGTAATATCATCCGCCAAGGGGACTTTTTCGGCTAAAGCAGCTTGTAACGGTGTAATATATCCCCGTTCTACTAAGGATTTGAGGAATTTTAGCGGTGCAGGTTGCAGAAATTTTTGAGCTACTTCAGAGCGGGAAATTTTGGCAATGACTTTATTGTGGGTTTGAATTTCCCCTTGAGAATTTAGGTGTAGCCCGGCTGCACGATAGCGGACAATATGAGGGGTTAAATCCATGTAAGCTGAGGCTTCTACTGTCCTCACCCCATGTTTGAGGTAAAGTTCCACAGCCCCTTGCTCTAGGGCTTCTTCTGAGGGGCTATGAATCAAATTGAAGGCATAAGGGCCAGTAGGCAGGGCTTGTTGAATTTGGAAAATAGCTTTTTCTACCCGTTGCGGTACTAATCCTGCTGACCCGAAACTGGCTAAAAATCCGGCTTTTCCCAAGGCAATGACTAGGGTTTCCGAGGCAATACCCCCCGCCATCGCGCCAGCCGCATAGGCGTAGTTAACTCCATGAAAATCAAGAAAACTGCGATCGCCCAATTTTTGGGGTAAGATGGCATTCACCATCATTTGTGCTTGTATGCCTTCAATAGGTTGATGGGATACTCCTACTTGATTATTTTTCAGAAATACATAACAAGGTTGATGTAAGTTCAGCAATTTTTGTTGAATACTTTCATGATCGAAAGCAATAGAATCTGGAGGATTCAGGGTGGCGATGGATGTACCTTGAGTGAGCATTTTTGGTAACCTCAAATAATAATTGAATGGGTATTGCGGACTTACGTATCCAGGTTGTCTGTTGAGACTGGGTGTAGGGGTGTGAGGGTGTAAGGGTGTGATGGTTGCAAACATTTATTTATACCCCTGTACCCCTATACCCTTAATCTTTCGTTTTCATGCGTAAATCATGCTTCTACTAAGCACAAAGCAATATCTTTAATTTCATAAATTCTTAAGTCTTCTTTCCAGAGGCTGGCATCAGCAATAATTGTGATGCGCTCAGATTCGACTTCAATCTTAGAAATATGAACCTCTAAAGACATTAAGTGATTTTCTGGCGTAATTTGTCCCCGATATTTCCAAGTTATTTCATGATTAATAGCTTGACCAAATCGAGGATTTCTGAATGATTTGCCTAAGTCTAACTGCAAAGCATAGGCCTGCATAGCTTGGATAATTGATTCGACTCCCAAGGCTCCAGGCATGACCGGGTCTTGATAAAAATGGAAGGGGAAATACCAATCTTGAGGGGTAATTGATTTTCTGGCATATATGTACCCTTTTTGATAGTTTCCACCACCTTCAATTATGAGCATTTCATCCAGAAAATCTAAATATTTTTCCGAGAGGCGATAATGGGGTTTATTCGGATTAATTTGATAGAGTTTCTGCCGCCAATTGGGGTCTTTTAAGAGAATTGTTGTTAAATTCAAAGCGGAGGTTTCATGTTCTTGATACCAAGGTTTCAGGCGTTTTCCTCCGTCTAACCCCACTTGATTGGCTAAGACGGCAGTGCTAAAGTCACCAAAGACCATATTGCCGCGATAAAATGGTTCTCCCTCACAGGATAATTCAAACTCATATTTTTGAATTATTGCCCCTTTAATGGCAGTCGTAGATAGAAGACGGACTTTATCAGTAATAGTTTTATTTCTGAGGTCAATTTCTTTAAGAATTTTTCCCTGCCCATCTAAATTGCGAAAATGCAGATCGTCATCAGGAGATAATAAGGTTGCCCCCATATAAACCCCTAAAAAAATGCAAGGTTGTCCAGCAATTTCAATGTAGGTGCAGTAGGGTAAATTGGGGTAAGCATTATGTTCGTAAAACCAAGCATCAGGTTTTACGTCATATTCTGTAATTATTTGTGAATTTTTTTGCAGTTCATGACGCTTGCCTTCTACTTCTAAAACCCGACTAACTAACTGAAACTCTCCATTAGGTAGGCGAACAGATTGGCGATTTTCATATATATCAAATTCTGAACCAAGACAAGCAGAAACTGAGCCTTTGGCGAATTGTTTTAGTTGTTCTTCATTGAATAAAACGGGTTGATGATTAAGCTCAGTGATAGAATTTTTGATGGCAAGTGGTTTTTCAACAAGCTGAACACCAATATTTTTAATAGTAGCAATGGTTTTTCCGCCAAAAATAACATCCACATTAGCCACAGCATATGGTTGAGGAGAGAGTCCAAGTTCTAATACCTCCATTTGATACATTAATGTGCCTGTTTGGGGGGTAACTTGTCCTCGAAAACGTGCTGCTTGAGTTTTGCCAGGAATGATTTGAAAACGAGCATCTTTGGTTCGAGTTTGTAACCCTAAAAATAAACAATAAAACTGCACTAATTGGATACATCCTTCAATCATTAAATTCCCTGGCATGGTGGGATCATTCCGAAAATGACAGAAGTAATACCAATCTTCCGGTGTGACTTCTTTTGACCCAATGGCTAATCCTAGTCCGGCTACTCCTCCCTGTGGATTAACCATCATCACGTTATCTAACATGAGTAGTTTTGCTGGTGGTAATCTTAAGGATGGATTTATGGAATTTTGTTGGTATCTTTCCCCAAAACACTTGACTAAATCACCCAGAGTTAAAGCAAGAATATCTTCTGATGTGAAATTTGATTTAGAACAAGTTAGTAGAGGTGTAAACTGTTGTTTTGTAATTCGCTGACGTTCTCTTGCTTCACTTTCGGAAACAACAATTCCTTGTCCTTGTTCTAATTCTTCATCAGAAAAGAGTCCTGCACAGCCGTCATGGAGTTTCATCCACACTTGATCACCAATTAAGGCTTCTCCTTGGAAAAAGATGAGTAAACTTTTTTCAGTTTTCACAGAAGAAGTAATCTTGACTCGACACTTCAATGTTTTTATGGCTTCTGGCTGTTCAAAGAGGAAGGTTGCTGATAAATCTAATAAGCGGAAAGAGCGTTTACCTTGATTTTCAAAATCCGTCCCTAAATAACTTAATAACATCAACAGTCCGTGACCAGTTTCTTTACAGATGCCAACAGTTAATTGACCATCAATTGTATACCAAGCATCTGGGGGAATATCATATTCTGTTTCAATAAATCCTGATTTATAATTTCCTAGTTTTCCTTCTAATTGAGTTACACGGCTGACAAATAAAAAGGGAGGCGAAGGCATTCTTACACGTCTAGTATAGCTGTCAATTTCTTGATAGTTTTCGCCAAAAACCTTTGATACTTTTCCTTCAATAAACTCTAAAATATCATCTTCATTAAATAGACAAGGAAGAGAAGCTACCGAAGTTGGAACTGTTTCCTTGAGGGTTGTAATTTGGGTTGGTGTTTCCTGGGGAAGATAGAGGGGTGATAAATCCAGGTCTACTTTATGGCTCACCAATTGGGCTAACATTTTGACAATGGTAGCCAAATCATCTGCACCTCGACGATTAACGCACATAGCGAGGTGATCTTGTGTCTGGAGAGTTTCTGTAATCCAACGGGAACAGCTACCGCCTGATCCTAACTCTAGGAAAATTCTGACCCCATCTTGATAAGCACGATCGATTAAACGTGGAAATTCCAAGGGTTGACAGACTCCTTGTGATAAGTTTTGAGCGATCGCCAACTGTTCTAGAGGAATTGGTTGATAATTAGCAGAGGAGTAAAATACTGTGTCCGGTGGTGTTCCCATATTGACAGTGTTCAGCTGCATAAATGCGGCAAATTCCGACTGCATAGCTTCACAGTGCAGCACCATATCCGACGGAGAACGAAAAGCATCACATTGTAAGCGTTCAATCACCCGTAAACAGCCTTGGGGGTCGCCAGCAATCACCACTTCTTGGGGTGCATTAACATGGGTAAGATAAACTCGTGGTTCTTGTTCTAAGCATTGTTTGACTGCTGCTGGTGAAGCCATTAACACATGACTACTCCATAAATTTTCCCCAGTCGGTTCGCCCCAATATTCTGCTACTGTTTGTTTTGTCCCAATTAAGCGATCGCGAAACAGTGGGGAAGAATGGATATATTGACTTCCTGCATCAGCATTAGGCCAAAC comes from the Nostoc sp. PCC 7120 = FACHB-418 genome and includes:
- a CDS encoding PfaB family protein, coding for MAHSRLAIVGLDCFLNQHLNSEIFSALIYDGKTIKDINHLDTGVESFTVLSKISHQALQDCQVNCYKNVAVITANNQTVTAENLGKHLSNLWNFSAITFNLDGQKDCLLKALEIAQLLLTAKEVDTVIISVVNSELNTHSVHGGAIIVKDYAVAQKDGDRIYAVLESFTRIADTLSPSSVAIQQSCQKALQQANISPSEVGYIEVCHQSLVEENSPEFTGLINAYATHQHDLTCAVGSVKANLGDLGIAAGIISLIKTALCVYNRYLPAYPQWQQPQHPEIWQNSPFYVPTSSYPWFLSKNQEKRQAAVNMVAEDGIYGHILLSEDPTQTSRSLSYLPYASFYLFPIAADDASSLQTQLDDLAARIETSLSLPQTAQENFSQFQRNSQSPYVVAIVGDNKETLQREIKQAKKGIEKAFREGKSWKSPKGSYFTPKPLGKQGKIAFVYPGAFNSYLGMGRNLFQLFPQLWNRIASLVNDPNQFLQAKQLYPRSQYSLSQRDLEALETEFIAKPLSLLETGTGFAVMFTDIMQQYFQIQPQAAFGYSMGESTMMYSLGVWPNADAGSQYIHSSPLFRDRLIGTKQTVAEYWGEPTGENLWSSHVLMASPAAVKQCLEQEPRVYLTHVNAPQEVVIAGDPQGCLRVIERLQCDAFRSPSDMVLHCEAMQSEFAAFMQLNTVNMGTPPDTVFYSSANYQPIPLEQLAIAQNLSQGVCQPLEFPRLIDRAYQDGVRIFLELGSGGSCSRWITETLQTQDHLAMCVNRRGADDLATIVKMLAQLVSHKVDLDLSPLYLPQETPTQITTLKETVPTSVASLPCLFNEDDILEFIEGKVSKVFGENYQEIDSYTRRVRMPSPPFLFVSRVTQLEGKLGNYKSGFIETEYDIPPDAWYTIDGQLTVGICKETGHGLLMLLSYLGTDFENQGKRSFRLLDLSATFLFEQPEAIKTLKCRVKITSSVKTEKSLLIFFQGEALIGDQVWMKLHDGCAGLFSDEELEQGQGIVVSESEARERQRITKQQFTPLLTCSKSNFTSEDILALTLGDLVKCFGERYQQNSINPSLRLPPAKLLMLDNVMMVNPQGGVAGLGLAIGSKEVTPEDWYYFCHFRNDPTMPGNLMIEGCIQLVQFYCLFLGLQTRTKDARFQIIPGKTQAARFRGQVTPQTGTLMYQMEVLELGLSPQPYAVANVDVIFGGKTIATIKNIGVQLVEKPLAIKNSITELNHQPVLFNEEQLKQFAKGSVSACLGSEFDIYENRQSVRLPNGEFQLVSRVLEVEGKRHELQKNSQIITEYDVKPDAWFYEHNAYPNLPYCTYIEIAGQPCIFLGVYMGATLLSPDDDLHFRNLDGQGKILKEIDLRNKTITDKVRLLSTTAIKGAIIQKYEFELSCEGEPFYRGNMVFGDFSTAVLANQVGLDGGKRLKPWYQEHETSALNLTTILLKDPNWRQKLYQINPNKPHYRLSEKYLDFLDEMLIIEGGGNYQKGYIYARKSITPQDWYFPFHFYQDPVMPGALGVESIIQAMQAYALQLDLGKSFRNPRFGQAINHEITWKYRGQITPENHLMSLEVHISKIEVESERITIIADASLWKEDLRIYEIKDIALCLVEA
- a CDS encoding MFS transporter, producing the protein MTNKTIDSPFAPGLPALYIVAFLSGISLGLFNPFISTLMKQNNINDIVIGANSTLYFFIIAIGTPLVTKILRQIGLRKTMMLGFLLMGITAPLFPFTTQLSAWFLIRAVMGLACCLYLISGQTAINYFCNDKNRGIVNGLDALCFSLGFGIGPVMGAAFYNASPKTTFLLGSGLILSGIIVVYLGLPEKEIKFQIPRFQIIKKLRLPLHGSFAYGFSVATLVSLYPLYLLEQNYGVERIGYIFGLFILGGLISTIPVTHLADRIGKVKALRCSVIVVIVSVIGLSFIDDPNITPFFAFISGVGMSPVFPLSLALIGSRLAVDELSSGSALFTSIYSAGCTAGPILSAIVMTLLGTQYIFMLMMVIFVLFFLSLSKQNKYNRSLLSVER
- a CDS encoding PfaD family polyunsaturated fatty acid/polyketide biosynthesis protein codes for the protein MLTQGTSIATLNPPDSIAFDHESIQQKLLNLHQPCYVFLKNNQVGVSHQPIEGIQAQMMVNAILPQKLGDRSFLDFHGVNYAYAAGAMAGGIASETLVIALGKAGFLASFGSAGLVPQRVEKAIFQIQQALPTGPYAFNLIHSPSEEALEQGAVELYLKHGVRTVEASAYMDLTPHIVRYRAAGLHLNSQGEIQTHNKVIAKISRSEVAQKFLQPAPLKFLKSLVERGYITPLQAALAEKVPLADDITVEADSGGHTDNRSLVCLLPSIIALRDEIQHQYHYDHPVRVGAAGGIGTPEAALAAFMMGASYIVTGSINHSCIEAGTSDHTKQLLAQASMADMVMAPCADMFEMGVKVQLLKRGSLFPMRAQKLYDLYKTYGGIEEIPPEIRQTLETQIFRKNLDQVWDETVAYFSQRDPEQIARANNNPKRKMALIFRWYLGLSSRWSTSGDEQRKMDYQIWCGPAMGSFNEWVKGSYLELPENRTVVDVATHIMQGAAYLYRLQNLKLQGLNLPSQYCYYSPFNI